The proteins below are encoded in one region of Roseofilum capinflatum BLCC-M114:
- a CDS encoding XisI protein, protein MDKIGHYRDCIQKLLTEHSHYSQDTAEVESLLCFDVERDRYQLMRVGWKHLKRIYYTVLHFDIRDGQIWLQQNATDSDVGEELVAMGVPREDIVLGLQPPYKRPYTGYGVGGDLALHCNE, encoded by the coding sequence ATGGATAAGATAGGGCACTATCGAGACTGTATTCAAAAACTCCTAACGGAACATAGTCATTACAGTCAGGATACGGCCGAGGTGGAGAGTTTACTGTGTTTCGATGTAGAGCGCGATCGCTATCAACTGATGCGGGTGGGGTGGAAACATTTGAAGCGAATCTATTATACAGTGTTACATTTCGATATTCGAGACGGGCAAATCTGGTTACAGCAGAACGCGACGGATAGTGATGTGGGAGAAGAGTTGGTGGCCATGGGAGTGCCGAGGGAGGATATTGTTTTAGGGTTACAGCCGCCCTATAAGCGACCTTATACGGGGTATGGGGTGGGGGGCGATCTCGCCCTCCATTGTAATGAATAG
- a CDS encoding type II toxin-antitoxin system Phd/YefM family antitoxin, whose protein sequence is METISKNEYADLIDELVDRALENNQPILLQGSAGNAIVISETDWNAIQETLYLQSIPGMSQSIKEGGQTPVEDCIDESTIRDILNG, encoded by the coding sequence ATGGAAACTATTTCAAAAAATGAATACGCCGATCTAATTGATGAATTAGTCGATCGAGCGCTTGAAAATAATCAGCCGATTTTATTACAAGGTTCTGCCGGTAATGCTATTGTCATTAGTGAAACAGATTGGAATGCGATTCAAGAAACTTTATATTTACAATCTATACCGGGAATGTCTCAATCCATTAAAGAGGGTGGACAAACGCCCGTAGAAGATTGTATTGATGAATCAACCATTAGGGACATTTTAAATGGATGA
- a CDS encoding type II toxin-antitoxin system Phd/YefM family antitoxin, which produces MTISLASIAKKGDLMEATSKNEYADLINELVDRALENDRPILLQGSAGNAIVISETDWNAIQETLYLQSIPGMSQSIKEGGQTPVKDGVDESTIRDILNG; this is translated from the coding sequence ATGACCATTAGTTTAGCGTCGATCGCAAAAAAAGGAGATTTAATGGAAGCCACTTCAAAAAATGAATACGCCGATCTAATTAATGAATTAGTCGATCGAGCGCTTGAAAATGATCGGCCGATTTTATTACAAGGTTCTGCCGGTAATGCTATTGTGATTAGTGAAACAGATTGGAATGCAATTCAAGAAACTCTGTATTTACAATCTATACCTGGAATGTCTCAATCCATTAAAGAGGGTGGACAAACGCCCGTAAAAGATGGTGTTGACGAATCAACAATTAGGGACATTTTAAATGGATGA
- a CDS encoding RNA polymerase sigma factor, with protein sequence MSNPPVLCYRRRKGRGVENGAIACFVLHPSVSDNACLSLYYIYCLSVTPEFMNYDLDRKLKELVRQAQALKLGAEDPKYLVKRNHILTKLIRLISQSDDLRNSLRALKQRFKEDKDLVQDSLDESYASLNQAINNYEIREESAFMAWFMRIIRNRTLDKLRRKQRDQQNNISLTDMNLYGKEISDEDKKPMSNGQKLREIIATDLEKKLQYNIAKKYPVTLQQVLLLRLEGKSAREIAIYFGVQAKNPEQTAYRWINYLDEHPQKKKDFIEYISRYLDGWEEIREDYL encoded by the coding sequence ATGTCGAATCCACCTGTATTGTGCTATAGACGAAGGAAAGGCAGAGGAGTCGAGAATGGGGCGATCGCCTGTTTTGTTCTCCATCCTAGTGTATCCGATAATGCCTGTTTGAGTCTATACTATATTTATTGCCTTTCTGTCACCCCAGAGTTTATGAACTATGATTTAGACCGAAAGCTCAAAGAGTTGGTGCGTCAAGCTCAAGCCCTGAAATTAGGTGCTGAAGATCCAAAGTACCTAGTCAAGCGCAATCATATTTTGACGAAACTCATCAGGTTAATCAGTCAATCAGATGATTTGAGAAATAGTTTGAGAGCCTTAAAACAGAGATTTAAGGAAGATAAGGATTTGGTTCAGGATAGTCTAGATGAATCTTATGCATCTCTTAATCAGGCCATTAACAACTATGAGATTCGCGAAGAATCTGCATTTATGGCTTGGTTTATGAGGATTATTAGAAATCGAACCCTTGATAAACTGCGCCGGAAGCAGCGAGATCAACAGAACAATATATCTTTAACTGACATGAATTTGTATGGTAAAGAGATATCTGATGAAGACAAGAAGCCAATGTCTAATGGTCAGAAACTCAGAGAGATCATTGCCACCGATCTAGAGAAGAAACTCCAGTATAATATAGCCAAGAAGTATCCGGTGACTCTTCAACAAGTTTTACTCTTGAGACTTGAAGGGAAATCAGCACGGGAAATTGCCATATACTTTGGTGTGCAGGCTAAAAACCCAGAGCAAACGGCTTATCGTTGGATTAATTATCTAGATGAACACCCGCAGAAAAAAAAGGATTTCATTGAATATATCAGTCGCTATTTGGATGGCTGGGAAGAGATTCGCGAAGACTATTTGTAA
- a CDS encoding helix-turn-helix domain-containing protein, with protein MSINQSTTIPTAEEARIAREASRTFATLIPNQKPLQLTVTSDDDIERELTLPPTAVRLLLDILEQMALGKAVTIIPVNAELTIQQAADLLNVSRPFLIDLINKNEIPYRKLGRGQRILFEELMNYKQKVERSQKAALEELTAQAEELDLGY; from the coding sequence ATGAGCATTAATCAATCAACCACGATTCCCACTGCTGAAGAAGCACGGATAGCAAGAGAGGCCAGCAGGACATTTGCGACTCTAATTCCCAATCAAAAGCCATTACAACTGACAGTAACCAGTGATGATGACATTGAGAGAGAACTGACTCTTCCGCCAACAGCAGTTCGACTCCTTCTCGATATTCTCGAACAGATGGCCCTAGGTAAAGCAGTCACCATTATCCCCGTCAATGCTGAGTTAACGATCCAGCAAGCTGCTGACCTACTCAATGTTTCCCGTCCATTTCTCATAGATCTCATCAACAAAAATGAAATTCCTTACCGCAAATTGGGTCGGGGTCAACGAATTTTATTTGAAGAACTGATGAACTATAAGCAGAAAGTTGAACGGTCTCAAAAAGCAGCTCTCGAAGAACTTACGGCTCAAGCAGAAGAGTTAGACTTGGGGTATTGA
- a CDS encoding DUF1822 family protein → MNRDSMITIPLRKRDFDLANRWKQKYEHPQKQEQIYLNTLARCAVSAYFQYLAIESDLADRIAQNQSNDDFTHYFMDIADLNLKGFGKIECRAVLPNAEVCYIPQEVWQDRIGYFVTEIDAQEWEANLLGFVKQVSTEYLPLHQIQSLEEAIDHLYQVKEVEADHPLVKLCEWFQQIFENGWQPEEVALTLALNPTRSIKPNHQGIEQPEVNGAKVIRLGVQMHQETVILIIRQKQLSEAEIQINVRLYPAADAMYLPDGVQLTVLDETGTPIPKLQVQARAANWLKLEFTGEPKDQFSIRVSLEESSVTEHFLL, encoded by the coding sequence ATGAATAGAGATTCGATGATTACCATTCCTTTGAGGAAACGGGATTTTGATCTGGCTAACCGTTGGAAACAAAAATATGAACATCCTCAAAAACAGGAGCAAATTTATCTGAACACTTTGGCTCGGTGTGCGGTTAGTGCTTACTTTCAATATCTGGCAATAGAGAGTGATTTAGCCGATAGAATTGCACAGAACCAGAGTAATGATGATTTTACCCATTACTTTATGGATATCGCGGATTTAAATTTGAAAGGGTTTGGTAAAATAGAATGCCGTGCTGTGTTACCGAATGCGGAGGTTTGTTATATTCCTCAAGAAGTATGGCAAGATCGAATTGGCTATTTTGTCACGGAAATTGATGCCCAAGAGTGGGAAGCGAATTTGTTGGGGTTTGTGAAGCAAGTAAGTACGGAGTATCTTCCACTACATCAAATCCAATCTCTTGAGGAGGCGATCGATCATCTATATCAAGTCAAAGAGGTAGAAGCAGATCATCCATTAGTTAAATTATGTGAATGGTTTCAACAAATTTTTGAGAATGGATGGCAGCCCGAAGAAGTTGCGCTCACCTTAGCTTTAAATCCAACTCGTAGTATTAAGCCCAATCATCAAGGGATTGAACAACCCGAAGTCAATGGTGCAAAAGTGATCCGTTTAGGAGTGCAAATGCATCAAGAAACTGTGATACTGATTATTCGGCAAAAACAATTGAGTGAAGCAGAAATTCAGATTAATGTGCGGTTGTATCCTGCTGCGGATGCAATGTATTTACCTGATGGAGTTCAATTGACAGTATTGGATGAAACGGGTACTCCTATCCCTAAATTGCAAGTACAAGCGAGAGCAGCGAATTGGCTAAAGTTAGAATTTACAGGTGAACCCAAGGATCAATTTAGTATTCGCGTAAGTCTAGAGGAAAGTAGTGTTACAGAACATTTTTTGTTATAA
- a CDS encoding Txe/YoeB family addiction module toxin, protein MEEWEILFTKQAEKDSRKIASAGLGKQVTKILDVIKENPYATYPPYEKLSGDLQGYYSRRINIQHRLVYQILLEEKIIKVIRMWTHYES, encoded by the coding sequence ATAGAGGAATGGGAGATCTTATTTACTAAGCAAGCAGAAAAAGATTCTAGAAAAATAGCATCTGCTGGGCTAGGGAAGCAAGTGACCAAGATTCTGGATGTAATCAAAGAAAATCCTTATGCTACCTATCCTCCCTATGAAAAACTAAGCGGAGATTTGCAGGGTTACTATTCTAGAAGAATTAATATTCAGCATCGTTTGGTTTATCAAATATTACTAGAAGAAAAAATCATAAAAGTTATCCGAATGTGGACACATTATGAATCCTAA